A portion of the Streptomyces platensis genome contains these proteins:
- a CDS encoding prolyl oligopeptidase family serine peptidase, translating into MTGQPSFPRQYARTQRFTLGAPRSYALSPDGARVAFLRSGAGTDRSQQLWVLDLEEGREFPAADPQALLAGADEDLPPQERARRERSRESSAGIVGYATDSAVELAAFTLSGRLFVSELRAGTTRELPVQGPVVDPRPSPDGRQVAFVADGRLRVVPVDGAATSDEGDGGAAAGGRADRVLAEPDGPEVTWGLAEFIAAEEMGRYRGFWWSPESDAVLAARVDEAPVRRWWISDPAHPDREPTRVAYPAAGTRNAEVTLTLLGLDGTRTDIVWDTERYPYLARVHWSAAGPPLLLVQARDQRDQRYLTVDTTTGATRTVHEDEDEAWVEPFPGVPAWTPDGRLVRIADEGGARKLFVGDRPLTGAPLHVRAVLDIGEDDVLFSASGTDMHDIGVYRAWFRGSGDQGGWERVGERPYATVSSAVRGGALTVLSQASLERPGTQVEVVRLDADGGEKVLATIGSHAEQPSLTARPRLVLAGEREIPCAVLLPDGYQEGDGPLPVLLDPYGGPHGQRVVAAHNAHLTSQWFADQGFAVIVADGRGTPGRSPAWEKSVSRRLAEYALDDQVHALQALAGSFPLDMERVAIRGWSFGGYLAGLAALRRPDVFHAAVVGAPVTDLRLYDTHYQERYLGHPDEEPAVYAENSLITDAGLSGAVQPHRPMLIVHGLADDNVVVAHSLRLSSALLAAGRPHEVLPLSGVTHMAAQEQVAENLLLLQVDFLKRSLGMRD; encoded by the coding sequence ATGACCGGACAGCCTTCGTTCCCGCGGCAGTACGCCCGTACGCAGCGCTTCACCCTGGGCGCCCCGCGCAGTTACGCCCTCTCCCCCGACGGCGCGCGCGTCGCCTTCCTCCGCTCCGGTGCGGGCACCGACCGCAGCCAGCAGTTGTGGGTACTCGACCTGGAAGAGGGACGGGAGTTCCCGGCCGCCGACCCGCAGGCCCTGCTGGCCGGTGCGGACGAGGACCTGCCCCCGCAGGAGCGGGCCCGCCGCGAGCGCAGCCGGGAGAGCTCGGCGGGCATCGTCGGCTATGCGACGGACTCCGCCGTGGAGTTGGCGGCGTTCACCCTCTCGGGGCGGCTGTTCGTCTCCGAGCTGCGCGCCGGCACCACCCGTGAACTCCCGGTCCAGGGGCCGGTGGTGGACCCCCGGCCGTCACCGGACGGCCGGCAGGTGGCCTTCGTGGCGGACGGGCGGCTGCGGGTGGTGCCGGTGGACGGCGCCGCGACGTCGGACGAGGGCGACGGCGGCGCGGCGGCCGGCGGGCGGGCGGACCGGGTGCTGGCCGAGCCCGACGGGCCCGAGGTGACCTGGGGGCTCGCGGAGTTCATCGCGGCCGAGGAGATGGGGCGTTACCGGGGTTTCTGGTGGTCGCCGGAGAGCGACGCGGTGCTGGCCGCGCGGGTCGACGAGGCGCCGGTGCGGCGCTGGTGGATCTCCGACCCGGCCCATCCGGACCGGGAGCCCACCCGGGTCGCCTACCCGGCGGCCGGCACCCGCAACGCCGAGGTCACCCTCACCCTGCTCGGCCTGGACGGCACCCGCACCGACATCGTCTGGGACACCGAGCGCTACCCCTATCTGGCGCGCGTCCACTGGTCCGCGGCCGGGCCGCCGCTGCTGCTCGTACAGGCCCGCGACCAGCGCGACCAGCGCTATCTGACCGTCGACACCACGACCGGCGCGACCCGGACGGTGCACGAGGACGAGGACGAGGCGTGGGTCGAGCCGTTCCCCGGGGTGCCGGCCTGGACGCCGGACGGCCGGCTGGTGCGGATCGCGGACGAGGGCGGTGCGCGCAAGCTGTTCGTCGGCGACCGGCCGCTGACCGGGGCGCCGCTGCATGTCCGGGCCGTCCTGGACATCGGCGAGGACGATGTCCTGTTCTCCGCGAGCGGCACCGATATGCACGACATCGGCGTCTACCGCGCCTGGTTCCGCGGCAGCGGTGACCAGGGCGGCTGGGAGCGGGTGGGCGAGCGCCCGTATGCGACGGTGTCCTCCGCGGTGCGCGGCGGGGCGCTGACCGTGCTGTCCCAGGCGTCGCTGGAGCGGCCCGGCACCCAGGTGGAGGTGGTGCGGCTGGATGCCGACGGCGGGGAGAAGGTGCTCGCCACGATCGGTTCGCACGCCGAGCAGCCGTCCCTGACCGCCCGCCCCCGTCTCGTCCTGGCCGGGGAACGGGAGATCCCGTGTGCCGTGCTGCTGCCGGACGGCTATCAGGAGGGCGACGGTCCGCTGCCGGTGCTGCTGGACCCGTACGGCGGTCCGCACGGCCAGCGGGTGGTGGCCGCGCACAACGCCCATCTGACCTCGCAGTGGTTCGCCGACCAGGGCTTCGCGGTGATCGTCGCGGATGGCCGGGGCACCCCGGGCCGCTCCCCCGCATGGGAGAAGTCGGTCTCCCGGCGGCTCGCGGAGTACGCCCTGGACGACCAGGTCCATGCCCTCCAGGCGCTGGCCGGATCCTTTCCCCTGGATATGGAGCGGGTGGCCATCCGCGGCTGGTCCTTCGGCGGCTATCTCGCCGGGCTCGCCGCGCTGCGCCGGCCCGATGTCTTCCACGCGGCGGTGGTGGGCGCGCCGGTCACCGATCTCCGGCTGTACGACACCCACTACCAGGAGCGCTACCTCGGCCACCCGGACGAGGAACCGGCGGTCTATGCGGAGAACTCGCTGATCACGGACGCGGGGCTGTCCGGAGCCGTGCAGCCGCACCGTCCGATGCTGATCGTGCACGGCCTCGCGGACGACAACGTGGTGGTGGCCCATTCGCTGCGGCTGTCCTCGGCGCTGCTGGCGGCGGGCCGTCCGCACGAGGTGCTGCCGCTGTCCGGGGTGACGCATATGGCGGCCCAGGAGCAGGTGGCCGAAAACCTGCTGCTGCTCCAGGTCGACTTCCTCAAGCGGTCGTTGGGGATGCGGGACTGA
- the mshB gene encoding N-acetyl-1-D-myo-inositol-2-amino-2-deoxy-alpha-D-glucopyranoside deacetylase — MTDQPARPPQPPAEGSASPAAFSRRLLLVHAHPDDESINNGLTMAKYAAEGALVTLVTCTLGEEGEVIPPELAALAPDRDDTLGPYRAGELAAAMAALGVTDHRFLGGPGRYRDSGMMGAPQNDRPDAFWQAPLDEAAGELVAVIREVRPQVLVTYDPNGGYGHPDHIQAHRVAMRGAELAARADFRPELGRAHEIAKIYWNCNPRSVVEEGFARLRAAGHSFPGVATVDDVPGVVPDSEVTASLAGDPEYAVAKSAAMRAHYTQIAVDGPFFALSNDLGQPLFRTEHYQLVHGVPGAAAGVREDDLFAGIGEMVGMEESARIEEAAE, encoded by the coding sequence ATGACCGATCAGCCCGCCCGTCCCCCGCAGCCACCCGCCGAGGGGAGCGCCTCGCCCGCCGCCTTTTCCCGGCGGCTGCTGCTGGTGCATGCGCACCCCGACGACGAGTCGATCAACAATGGCCTGACCATGGCCAAGTACGCCGCCGAGGGCGCGCTGGTCACCCTGGTGACCTGCACTCTCGGCGAGGAGGGCGAGGTCATCCCGCCCGAGCTCGCCGCGCTCGCACCGGACCGCGACGACACCCTCGGCCCGTACCGCGCCGGTGAGCTGGCCGCCGCGATGGCGGCCCTGGGTGTCACGGACCACCGCTTCCTCGGCGGGCCGGGCCGCTACCGGGACTCCGGGATGATGGGCGCTCCCCAGAACGACCGGCCGGACGCCTTCTGGCAGGCCCCGCTCGACGAGGCGGCCGGTGAACTGGTGGCCGTGATCCGGGAGGTCCGGCCGCAGGTCCTGGTCACCTATGACCCGAACGGCGGGTACGGCCACCCCGATCACATCCAGGCGCACCGCGTCGCCATGCGCGGTGCCGAGCTGGCCGCACGGGCGGACTTCCGGCCGGAGCTGGGCCGGGCCCATGAGATCGCCAAGATCTACTGGAACTGCAACCCCCGGTCGGTGGTCGAGGAGGGTTTCGCGCGGCTGCGCGCGGCCGGCCACAGCTTCCCCGGGGTGGCCACCGTCGACGATGTGCCGGGCGTGGTACCGGACTCCGAGGTCACGGCGTCCCTGGCCGGCGACCCCGAGTACGCGGTCGCGAAGTCCGCGGCGATGCGGGCGCACTACACCCAGATCGCGGTGGACGGGCCGTTCTTCGCGCTCTCCAACGACTTGGGGCAGCCGCTGTTCCGCACGGAGCACTATCAGCTGGTGCACGGCGTCCCGGGCGCCGCGGCGGGGGTCCGGGAGGACGATCTCTTCGCGGGTATCGGCGAAATGGTGGGTATGGAGGAGAGTGCCCGGATTGAGGAGGCGGCGGAATGA
- a CDS encoding DUF6113 family protein gives MSTAKGGGNAGEGNGGAASGKGKRSRAGGTSGMPSGAPVAPPAGSVPAAPLTVGRVGIYVLLLVAGVLVAGAGTLVQAAWFPGGLALALAGVGGLFYGGGRATGTSAGVLVPGAAWLVTVFLLLSNVRPEGDFLFGAGLGSYIFLLGGIVVAVICATAQQMRPTGVRPGRVGG, from the coding sequence ATGAGCACGGCGAAGGGCGGCGGGAACGCCGGTGAGGGAAACGGCGGCGCGGCTTCCGGCAAGGGAAAGCGGTCGCGCGCGGGCGGAACGTCCGGTATGCCGTCCGGTGCCCCCGTGGCGCCGCCGGCCGGTTCCGTGCCGGCCGCGCCGCTGACGGTGGGACGGGTCGGCATATATGTGCTGCTTCTGGTCGCGGGCGTGCTGGTGGCCGGTGCCGGAACGCTGGTGCAAGCGGCCTGGTTCCCCGGCGGTTTGGCGCTGGCCCTGGCCGGTGTCGGCGGCCTGTTCTACGGGGGCGGCCGGGCGACCGGCACCTCCGCGGGCGTGCTGGTGCCCGGCGCGGCCTGGCTGGTGACCGTGTTCCTGCTGCTCAGCAACGTCCGGCCGGAAGGTGACTTTCTCTTCGGCGCGGGGCTCGGCTCGTACATCTTCCTGCTGGGCGGCATCGTGGTCGCTGTGATCTGCGCCACCGCCCAGCAGATGCGTCCGACGGGCGTCCGGCCCGGCCGAGTTGGCGGATGA